The following nucleotide sequence is from Paenibacillus odorifer.
ATTAAAGGAGGAGCTGCTCATGAGTATCAACGTGCGCTATTCCATTATTATACCGATGTTTAATGAAGAGGCAGTCATTCAGGAAACGTATCGTCGTATTAAAAAAGTGATGGCAATGACGGAGGAAGTATATGAGCTGATCTTCGTGAATGACGGCAGCACAGACAACTGTGCCCAGATGATCGAGGAATATAGCTATTGGGATGAGAGTGTGAAGCTGATCGATTTGTCACGTAACTTTGGACATCAGATCGCTATTACTGCCGGAATGGACTATGCCCTTGGGGATGCAGTTGTCATTATTGATGCTGATTTGCAAGACCCGCCTGAATTGATCTTGGACATGATTGCAGAATGGAAGAAGGGGTATGAAGTTGTATATGCTAAACGGGTGAAGCGAAACGGTGAATCCTTATTCAAAAAGTGGACGGCCAGCCTGTTTTATAGAATTCTGCGTTATTCAACCGATATTTCTATCCCTGTGGATACAGGTGATTTTCGGCTCATAGATCGTAGGGTTTGCGAAGAGCTCAAACGTCTACCGGAGAAAAACCGTTTCGTACGCGGACTGGTCAGCTGGGTTGGTTTCCGTCAGAAGGCGATTGAATATGAACGGGATGAACGTCTGGCGGGGGAAACAAAATATCCACTAAAACGTATGATCAAGCTCTCTTTGGACGGAATCACCTCCTTTTCTTATAAGCCGCTGAAGCTGGCAGGATATTTGGGCGCACTGCTGTCGGCTTCTGGTTTTCTGTACCTTATGTATGTATTGTACCTGGTAATTTTTACAGACTCAGTCGTTAAGGGCTGGGCTTCGATGATTGGAATTACGCTGACCTTTAATGGCTTCGTACTCATTATGCTAGGAATACTAGGTGAGTATATCGGCCGGATTTATGATGAAACTAAGGGACGTCCGCTTTATATTGTCCAAGAGTTCTATGAAGGTAAGGGGCAGCAAAAGAATGTTCGTGAGCACCCTGTGACCCATCTCCGTAAATAAACTGCAAGGGAGGGATTCCTGATGAAGATTAGAAAAGCTGTCATTCCCGCCGCGGGCTTAGGCACTCGTTTCCTGCCTGCAACTAAGGCTCAGCCAAAAGAAATGCTGCCCATTGTGGATAAACCAGCGATTCAATATATCGTAGAGGAAGCCGTTCGGTCTGGTATTGAAAGTATTATCATCGTGACCGGCCGTAATAAGAAGTCGATTGAAGATCATTTTGATAAATCGGTGGAGCTGGAGCAGACGCTTTTGGAAAAAGGGAAAGAGGATCTACTTCGTGAAGTCCAGCTAATCAGTGAGCTAGCGAGCATCCATTACATTAGGCAAAAAGAGCCGCTGGGACTGGGCCATGCCATCCTTTGTGCGGAACAATTTATCGGTGATGAACCTTTTGCTGTTCTGCTTGGTGACGATATCATGGTCTCGGAGGACCCGGCGCTGCTGCAGATGATGAGATTGTATGAGCAAGAGGAGCAGACCATCGTCGGTGTGCAGCATGTGCCACGGCAGGAGGTTAACAAATATGGGATTATCTCCTCCAGCGGCCCACTAAATGGAGTTCATGAAGTAAAAGGATTGGTAGAGAAGCCCTCGCCTGAAACAGCTCCTTCAGAGTATGCCATTATGGGGCGATATATTTTGGAGCCTTCGATATTCACAGTGCTGGCTAACCTCGAACGTGGAGCGGGCGGTGAATATCAACTGACGGATGCTTTGCACGAGGTATGCCGGCATGAAGGATTGCTGGCGCTCGATTTAATCGGCAAGCGTTATGATATTGGTGATAAATTCGGTTACATTAAGGCCACGCTGGAGGTAGGTTTGATGCGGGAGGATTTGCGCCCATTATTGGTTCCGTATTTGCAGGAGCTGGCTGCTAGTCTTAAGGGAAGAGAAGAAGAAGTGGACTCCTTGCATCGGAGTATACACAGTTGAGGGAGAGGAACTGTTTCAAATGATCATAACATCGGCTTCGGCGGTGGCATGAGGTTTTGAAGCAGTTTTTTTGCGTGTGGTGTTCAACGGGCAGGTGAGGGACGAGCAAATAGGTGTACTTTATACAATTAAAAGTATGGGGGGACAGCTGCAAATCGATTTAGTTGCACTTGATACATCTATATCTTCACATCTTAGCTATAATGCTCATTTAGCCTGTTTTTAGTTGCATAAAATACACTTAAAACAGCCGTGTGGGTGTTATTGTTTGAAATAGCTGCATCAAGTGCAGTTATTTTTAAATCTCGTAACTTGGTTCTCCTTGGTGACGAAAAAATCCGGAAGACCGATTCCTAAGAATCATCCTCCGGATTATGATTTGAGTACTGAAGATTAAGCTTTCAACACATCATGATCAACGTAACGAGCGCCATTTAACTCGCTAATTACATTAATAGCTACCTTCGCACCATCGCCTGCGGTAATAATGGCATGTACACTTACTCCAGCAACAGTACCAGCAGCCCAAATACCT
It contains:
- a CDS encoding glycosyltransferase family 2 protein, with product MSINVRYSIIIPMFNEEAVIQETYRRIKKVMAMTEEVYELIFVNDGSTDNCAQMIEEYSYWDESVKLIDLSRNFGHQIAITAGMDYALGDAVVIIDADLQDPPELILDMIAEWKKGYEVVYAKRVKRNGESLFKKWTASLFYRILRYSTDISIPVDTGDFRLIDRRVCEELKRLPEKNRFVRGLVSWVGFRQKAIEYERDERLAGETKYPLKRMIKLSLDGITSFSYKPLKLAGYLGALLSASGFLYLMYVLYLVIFTDSVVKGWASMIGITLTFNGFVLIMLGILGEYIGRIYDETKGRPLYIVQEFYEGKGQQKNVREHPVTHLRK
- the galU gene encoding UTP--glucose-1-phosphate uridylyltransferase GalU, which encodes MMKIRKAVIPAAGLGTRFLPATKAQPKEMLPIVDKPAIQYIVEEAVRSGIESIIIVTGRNKKSIEDHFDKSVELEQTLLEKGKEDLLREVQLISELASIHYIRQKEPLGLGHAILCAEQFIGDEPFAVLLGDDIMVSEDPALLQMMRLYEQEEQTIVGVQHVPRQEVNKYGIISSSGPLNGVHEVKGLVEKPSPETAPSEYAIMGRYILEPSIFTVLANLERGAGGEYQLTDALHEVCRHEGLLALDLIGKRYDIGDKFGYIKATLEVGLMREDLRPLLVPYLQELAASLKGREEEVDSLHRSIHS